The following are from one region of the Actinoplanes sp. L3-i22 genome:
- the pepN gene encoding aminopeptidase N: MAGVHNLTQVEAAERSRLLEVTGYDIALDLTDGNGNPGSDTFRSTTTVDFRCTEPGAETFIEAAAVRLHGATLNGEPLDLSAWSAEKGLFLTGLAAENTLIVEGDFAYSASGQGLQRSVDPVDKEIYLYSQFETADAQRVYAAFDQPDLKSEFTWHATAPGHWKVVSNMPVEREETAGNGARTVHFAKSPRMSTYITAICAGPYHEVRDSHDGIELGVFCRASMARYLDADDLFLITKQGFDFFHEQFGVRYPLPKYDQLWVPDFNAGAMENFGCVTHAEAHYIFRSQVTDYEYEQRANTILHELAHMWFGDLVTMRWWNDLWLNESFAEWASHWCNTEATRFTDAWSTFLAMRKAWGYRQDQLSSTHPVYCEMPDLEAVEVNFDGITYAKGASVIKQLVAYVGLDPFVTGLRAYFTKHAWGNATFDDLLTELETASGRELRKFAAQWLETSQVNTLRPVVELDDQGRYTSVTVLQEAPADYPTLRTHRIGIGLYDLVGDRLVRRDRLEVDVAGERTAIPALAGVKAPDVLLINDDDLTYAKLRLDERSLSVLVDHIAGFDSALPRALCWAASWDMLRDAELAARDYVRLVVSGLSAETDINLTTATLRQAGNALVSFADPAWAPEGWAMLATLAETQLAAAEPGSGWQLTWARAYITAARTQEQAAVLRAWLSGGATPAGLVIDTELRWSLLQALSAIGAAAESEIDDELTADKTASGEREAAIARALLPTPENKARVWAELTGPQTPPNWLNRSLLQGFQSTRQVSLTAPYAEKFFDAVGEVWARSDSEPAQEFATLAYPAFQISEETVALTDAWLLRDGHPASLRRLVAEGRDGILRALKARAKDAAAG; encoded by the coding sequence GTGGCCGGTGTTCATAACCTGACCCAGGTCGAGGCTGCCGAGCGGAGTCGATTGCTCGAGGTGACCGGGTACGACATCGCCCTCGATCTGACCGACGGAAACGGCAACCCCGGGTCCGACACCTTCCGCTCCACCACGACCGTCGACTTCCGGTGCACCGAGCCGGGCGCGGAGACGTTCATCGAGGCGGCGGCCGTCCGGCTGCACGGTGCCACGCTGAACGGCGAGCCGCTCGACCTGAGTGCCTGGTCGGCCGAGAAGGGCCTGTTCCTGACCGGTCTGGCCGCCGAGAACACGCTGATCGTCGAGGGCGACTTCGCCTACTCGGCGAGCGGGCAGGGCCTGCAGCGCAGCGTCGACCCGGTGGACAAGGAGATCTACCTCTACAGCCAGTTCGAGACCGCCGACGCCCAGCGGGTGTACGCGGCGTTCGACCAGCCCGACCTCAAGAGCGAGTTCACCTGGCACGCGACCGCGCCGGGCCACTGGAAAGTGGTCTCGAACATGCCGGTCGAGCGCGAGGAGACGGCCGGGAACGGCGCGCGGACGGTGCACTTCGCGAAGTCGCCGCGGATGAGCACGTACATCACCGCGATCTGCGCCGGGCCGTACCACGAGGTCCGCGACTCGCACGACGGCATCGAGCTGGGCGTGTTCTGCCGCGCCTCGATGGCCCGGTACCTGGACGCCGACGACCTGTTCCTGATCACCAAGCAGGGCTTCGACTTCTTCCACGAGCAGTTCGGGGTGCGGTACCCGCTGCCGAAGTACGACCAGCTCTGGGTGCCCGACTTCAACGCCGGCGCGATGGAGAACTTCGGCTGCGTCACGCACGCCGAGGCGCACTACATCTTCCGCTCGCAGGTCACCGACTACGAGTACGAGCAGCGGGCCAACACGATCCTGCACGAGCTCGCCCACATGTGGTTCGGCGACCTGGTCACCATGCGCTGGTGGAACGACCTGTGGCTGAACGAGTCGTTCGCCGAGTGGGCCAGCCACTGGTGCAACACCGAGGCCACCCGGTTCACCGACGCCTGGTCGACGTTCCTGGCCATGCGCAAGGCCTGGGGCTACCGGCAGGACCAGCTGTCCTCCACGCACCCGGTCTACTGCGAGATGCCGGACCTGGAAGCGGTCGAGGTCAACTTCGACGGCATCACGTACGCCAAGGGCGCCAGCGTGATCAAGCAGCTGGTGGCGTACGTCGGGCTGGACCCGTTCGTCACCGGCCTGCGCGCGTACTTCACCAAGCACGCGTGGGGCAACGCCACCTTCGACGACCTGCTCACCGAGCTGGAGACGGCGTCCGGCCGGGAGCTGCGCAAGTTCGCCGCCCAGTGGCTGGAGACCTCGCAGGTCAACACGCTGCGCCCGGTCGTCGAGCTGGACGACCAGGGGCGCTACACCAGCGTGACGGTGCTGCAGGAGGCGCCGGCCGACTACCCGACGCTGCGGACCCACCGGATCGGGATCGGCCTGTACGACCTGGTCGGCGACCGCCTCGTCCGGCGGGACCGGCTCGAGGTGGACGTGGCCGGCGAGCGCACCGCGATCCCGGCGCTGGCCGGGGTCAAGGCGCCGGACGTGCTGCTGATCAACGACGACGACCTGACGTACGCGAAGCTGCGCCTCGACGAGCGTTCGCTGAGCGTGCTGGTCGACCACATCGCCGGGTTCGACTCGGCGCTGCCGCGGGCGCTCTGCTGGGCCGCGTCGTGGGACATGCTGCGCGACGCCGAGCTGGCCGCGCGGGACTACGTGCGGCTGGTCGTCTCGGGCCTGTCGGCCGAGACCGACATCAACCTGACCACCGCGACCCTGCGGCAGGCCGGCAACGCGCTGGTCAGCTTCGCCGACCCGGCGTGGGCCCCGGAGGGCTGGGCGATGCTGGCCACGCTCGCCGAGACCCAGCTGGCCGCGGCCGAGCCGGGCAGCGGATGGCAGCTCACCTGGGCGCGGGCCTACATCACCGCGGCCCGCACGCAGGAGCAGGCGGCCGTGCTGCGCGCCTGGCTCAGCGGCGGGGCGACGCCGGCCGGCCTGGTGATCGACACCGAGCTGCGCTGGTCGCTGCTACAGGCGCTGTCCGCGATCGGCGCGGCGGCCGAGTCGGAGATCGACGACGAGCTGACCGCGGACAAGACCGCCAGCGGTGAGCGGGAGGCGGCGATCGCCCGGGCGCTGCTGCCGACGCCGGAGAACAAGGCCCGGGTCTGGGCCGAGCTGACCGGCCCGCAGACCCCGCCGAACTGGCTCAACCGGTCGCTGCTGCAGGGCTTCCAGAGCACCCGGCAGGTGTCCCTGACGGCGCCGTACGCGGAGAAGTTCTTCGACGCGGTGGGTGAGGTGTGGGCCCGCTCGGACAGCGAGCCGGCGCAGGAGTTCGCCACGCTCGCCTACCCGGCGTTCCAGATCAGCGAGGAGACGGTCGCGCTGACCGACGCCTGGCTGCTGCGGGACGGGCACCCGGCGTCGCTGCGGCGGCTGGTCGCCGAGGGGCGGGACGGGATCCTGCGGGCGCTCAAGGCGCGGGCCAAGGATGCGGCTGCGGGCTGA
- a CDS encoding DsbA family protein — MTERATVDMYFDPLCPWAWITSRWLLEVEKVRPLDIRFNVMSLAVLNEGRDLPEQYRELMNKGWGPVRVCIAAAETAGPEVLRDLYTALGTRIHLQKYELDEKLFREALTEVGLDPELAAAAFTDAHDEALRASHNAGMKPVGTDVGTPVIHAPGPDPDSKVAFFGPVITPAPKGEAAGKLWDGVLLVAGTPGFYEIKRSREIGPIFD, encoded by the coding sequence ATGACAGAACGCGCGACCGTCGACATGTACTTCGACCCGCTGTGCCCGTGGGCCTGGATCACCTCCCGCTGGCTGCTCGAGGTGGAGAAGGTGCGCCCCCTCGACATCCGTTTCAACGTCATGAGCCTGGCCGTCCTGAACGAGGGCCGGGATCTCCCGGAGCAGTACCGAGAGCTGATGAACAAGGGCTGGGGCCCGGTCCGGGTCTGCATCGCCGCCGCCGAGACGGCCGGCCCGGAGGTGCTGCGGGATCTCTACACCGCCCTCGGCACCCGGATCCACCTGCAGAAGTACGAACTGGACGAGAAGCTGTTCCGGGAGGCGCTGACCGAGGTCGGCCTCGACCCGGAGCTGGCCGCCGCGGCGTTCACCGACGCCCACGACGAGGCCCTGCGGGCCAGCCACAACGCCGGGATGAAGCCGGTCGGCACGGATGTCGGCACCCCGGTGATCCACGCGCCCGGCCCGGACCCGGACTCGAAGGTCGCGTTCTTCGGCCCGGTCATCACCCCGGCGCCCAAGGGCGAGGCGGCCGGCAAGCTGTGGGACGGCGTGCTGCTGGTGGCCGGAACGCCCGGCTTCTACGAGATCAAGCGGAGCCGCGAAATCGGTCCGATTTTCGATTAG
- a CDS encoding DUF1015 family protein translates to MTVVHPISRAWITTGGTGAQNYDEFADDAEITDIITANAHSSLAVEMPHLAPESLGKTFAESLPDAVVRLERDTSEGHYRQAEHVVVLYRITAKDEAPAYGLWSLVDTDQISTSADEPGLVIRNEDVFIAKVRERVALADALQTLLSPVLLLQTGKGEELHAALADACDAAGEPEATDTDQTGRTHAIWTVGAGELQDRLTALAGGGDLVVADGNHRSLAAQTGGLPRFLAVITTPASVAIQPYNRLLSELPARPEELLEGLRAAGATVTELPRAAALPGKGTIEMYAGGRSYAVGLPSDPAGTAVENLDHALVERVLLRDVLGLDPGDKRISYIGGDYPVEWLRGEVDAGRAELAVLIAPVTVEDFVEVNLARLKLPRKSTWFTPKARGGLVLAQLG, encoded by the coding sequence ATGACGGTCGTGCACCCGATCAGCCGGGCCTGGATCACCACTGGCGGTACCGGAGCCCAGAACTACGACGAGTTCGCCGACGACGCCGAAATCACCGACATCATCACGGCCAACGCGCACAGCTCGCTGGCCGTGGAAATGCCGCATCTCGCGCCCGAGTCCCTCGGGAAGACCTTCGCCGAATCCCTCCCGGACGCCGTCGTCCGGCTGGAGCGCGACACGTCCGAGGGCCACTACCGGCAGGCTGAGCACGTCGTGGTGCTCTACCGGATCACCGCGAAGGACGAGGCCCCCGCCTACGGCCTGTGGAGCCTGGTCGACACCGACCAGATCTCCACCAGCGCCGACGAGCCGGGCCTGGTCATCCGCAACGAGGACGTCTTCATCGCCAAGGTCCGCGAGCGGGTCGCGCTCGCCGACGCGCTGCAGACCCTGCTCTCCCCGGTGCTGCTGCTGCAGACCGGCAAGGGCGAGGAGCTGCACGCGGCCCTGGCCGACGCCTGCGACGCCGCGGGCGAGCCGGAGGCCACCGACACCGACCAGACCGGCCGGACCCACGCCATCTGGACCGTCGGCGCGGGCGAGCTGCAGGACCGGCTCACCGCGCTGGCCGGCGGCGGCGACCTGGTCGTCGCGGACGGCAACCACCGCAGCCTGGCCGCGCAGACCGGCGGCCTGCCGCGCTTCCTCGCGGTGATCACCACCCCGGCGTCGGTCGCCATCCAGCCCTACAACCGCCTGCTCAGCGAGCTCCCGGCGCGGCCCGAGGAGCTTCTGGAGGGCCTGCGCGCGGCCGGTGCGACGGTCACCGAGCTGCCGCGCGCCGCGGCTCTTCCCGGCAAAGGGACGATTGAGATGTACGCCGGTGGCCGCTCCTATGCGGTCGGTCTCCCGTCCGACCCGGCCGGCACCGCGGTGGAGAACCTGGACCACGCCCTCGTCGAGCGGGTGCTCCTGCGTGACGTCCTGGGCCTGGACCCGGGCGACAAGCGGATCTCCTACATCGGCGGCGACTACCCGGTCGAGTGGCTGCGCGGCGAGGTCGACGCCGGCCGCGCCGAGCTGGCCGTGCTGATCGCCCCGGTGACCGTCGAGGACTTCGTCGAGGTCAACCTGGCCCGGCTGAAGCTGCCCCGGAAGAGCACCTGGTTCACCCCGAAGGCGCGCGGCGGTCTCGTCCTCGCCCAGCTCGGCTGA
- a CDS encoding alpha/beta hydrolase: protein MLHPQVTAAASLRRRPTAEESAAGPYERLQFVRAAMEEAVEVETGPALPLPVVVDLDADGVPGRLYATRAGAPVFVYLHGGGWCYGSIESVDRFCRRVADRSGLAVLSVGYRLAPEHVYPAALDDVATVLGHVRKNGAELGVDPFRLAIGGDSAGGHLATVTARRQRDAATPLDYQALIYPALDPLTSAESYAELGEYGLDRASMRLAWETFVPDPRQRLTPDVAPLAVADLSGMPSTLIITAEYDVLRDEGADYADALAAAGVPVVHTRYMGMNHGFARKIATIDAARAAADQVASALRAALTF from the coding sequence ATGCTCCACCCCCAGGTAACGGCGGCGGCGAGTCTTCGCCGCCGCCCCACCGCCGAGGAGTCGGCCGCCGGCCCCTACGAGCGGCTCCAGTTCGTCCGGGCCGCGATGGAAGAGGCCGTCGAGGTGGAGACCGGCCCGGCTCTGCCGTTGCCGGTCGTCGTCGACCTGGACGCCGACGGCGTGCCCGGCCGGCTGTACGCGACCCGGGCCGGCGCCCCGGTCTTCGTCTACCTGCATGGCGGCGGCTGGTGCTACGGCAGCATCGAGTCGGTCGACCGATTCTGCCGGCGCGTCGCCGACCGCTCCGGCCTGGCCGTGCTCTCGGTGGGCTACCGGCTCGCCCCGGAGCACGTCTACCCGGCCGCGCTCGACGACGTCGCGACCGTCCTCGGCCACGTCCGCAAGAACGGGGCCGAGCTGGGCGTCGACCCGTTCCGGCTGGCGATCGGCGGGGACAGCGCCGGCGGCCACCTGGCCACCGTCACCGCGCGGCGGCAGCGGGACGCCGCCACCCCGCTGGACTACCAGGCGCTGATCTACCCGGCCCTCGACCCGCTCACCTCCGCCGAGTCCTACGCGGAGCTCGGGGAGTACGGCCTGGACCGGGCCTCGATGAGGCTGGCCTGGGAGACCTTCGTCCCGGACCCGCGGCAGCGGCTCACCCCGGACGTCGCGCCGCTCGCGGTCGCCGACCTGTCCGGGATGCCGTCCACCCTGATCATCACGGCGGAGTACGACGTGCTCCGGGACGAGGGCGCCGACTACGCGGACGCGCTGGCCGCCGCCGGGGTGCCGGTCGTGCACACCCGCTACATGGGCATGAACCACGGTTTCGCCCGCAAGATCGCCACCATCGACGCGGCCCGGGCCGCCGCCGACCAGGTGGCCTCAGCTCTGCGTGCGGCCCTCACCTTCTGA